The Salmo salar chromosome ssa02, Ssal_v3.1, whole genome shotgun sequence genome segment TACTAAGTCTGAATCGGCTCCATGATGCAAttatggtcagagtgagctgttctctcatttgtgtctggaagtagcaagcaagctagccaacgttagccagttagcttgggtgcttggctgctgttgttaggtcagaatgctcaaatcaaccctactcgtCCGgcgtgcgctctgaacgctccgagagcgtaacgctctgaatttatgaagggacaatctgacaacgctctgagtttatgAATCCCCAGAAAAcactggcactccagattaaatttacgaactcaaccgtagtataaaccagcctttagtcttgaaatctttgtttGTTtcgtacatggcctcacatgtgaatccttaaagagatgggtggggttaAAGTTTAATAGGGTGTGAACGattctgaatgggtgtagacaaagaggagTTTTCCAGTATGtgcaccaaaacattcaagggccattttctcaaaagtgatttTACAAGTTTATCCATTTTCAAAGCaggattactttcccattgtcactcaaatgcagtgtatgatatagcattttctagctctgagtctctacctttatccaatgtaaaaaacataatttcaaattttcctacataagaccgaatcgagccggtcggtcaaaTATCgctaaatgttttgttttatgtaccaatcccagattgcccctttgtaacgccctggccatagagaggggttttttgttctttattttggttaggccagggtgttacattgggtgggcgttctatgttcctttctctatgtttttgtatttctttgttttgggccgtgtgtggctcccaatcaggcacagctgaagctcgttgttgctgattgggagtcacacataaggagcatgtttttcctttgggttttgtgggtaattgtttctgttagtgtttgcacctgacaggactgtttggctgtcagttttttcttgtttttgtatagtgttcacgttgttcaattaaatattcaatgatgaacactaactccgctgcaccttggtctactctctctcacgacagcccttacacccTTTAACCCCAGATTAACACTAAAGTCACCACAAAGCACTGATGATTCATCAGGGCCATCACTGCTGTGTGCTGACTTTACCCAATTAGACACTGGCATGCAGGAATGTATGTAACCCTATACTCTGCCCTTCTTCAGGTACAGGTCGCTTTAGCTACAGGAAAAACACCTCATCTGCAtaactcctcctcttcttttctaGTCTGTGATTTCCCGGAATCGCTGTTGTGCTGtcatagagagagatgagagatgtgaGACACCTTTGTGTATAATACATTTGTTACCTCAGCAGTCCAAGACTGGCAAAAATCAGATTCTACAGTGGAACTTGCTGGACTTTTTTCAGCtattctcatctgaccacaagacAAGATGGCGGCAACATGCAACAAAGGTAAGTGTTTGGTGTTAGTGTGCAGTTCATTTAAATGTTGCCTgtgaataaacaaacaaaaaaactataTTGAGGTTATGTTTTCCAATTGACCTGTTTATACCTGTCACATTGACCTGTTTATACCTGTCACATTGACCTGTTTATACCTGTCACATTGACCTGTTTATACCTGTCACATTGACCTGTTTATACCTGTCACATTGACCTGTTTATACCTGTCACATTGACCTGTTTATACCTGTCACATTGACCTGTTTATACCTGTCACATTGACCTGTTTATACCTATCACATTGACCTGTTTATACCTATCACATTGACCTGTTTATACCTGTCACATTGACCTGTTTATACCTATCACATTGACCTGTTTATACCTGTCACATTGCCTTACAGTATTGTGTGTCTACTGATCAATCAGGAGGTTTGATGACATAACATGCTTTATGTCCTTGGACAGACTCTGGTCCCACAACAGATTCCACCAACATGAGGATAGTTCTGCTGGGTACGCCTGGAGCAGGGAAGAGTGCAACAGGAAACACCATCCTGGGGAGAGATGTGTTTAGAGAGGAGACTGGATCAGGGAAGAGTGTGTTGGGGaaaagagaggtggaggggaggaccATCACTGTGATTGACACTCCTGGGATTTACAGCACAACACTGACTAAAGAACAACTGAATGAGGAAATGAAAaggtgcatctctctctcttctccaggccCCAACGTGTTCCTTCTGGTTATCAGGCTGGAGAGATTCACACAGGAAGACAGGAATGCTTTGTCATGGATCCAGGAAAACTTTGGTGAGGAGGCCTTGAGTTACACCATGGTGTTATTCACCGGAAGAGAAAAACTAACCAGGAAGCAATGGGAGGACTTTGAGAGGACTGAAACAACTAAACAACCAatcagtgtgtgtggaggagggtaTTATGCTCTCAACAGTAAGCCAGAGGTCCACACCACTCAGGTCACAGAGCTGCTGAGGAAGATAGAAGAGATGgtggagaggaatggaggagagctCTACCTAGAGGAGAGGTACCAGGTGGCTCAGAGAAAGatcagagaggagcaggagagggagaagagaaaggtGGAGATAAATGAGAGGAAGGGGaaattagagaggagagaggaagaggtgaggaggatggaggaggagttgAGGAAGTCACTGGAGGAGGTAAAGAGGATAGAAGAAGATCTGAAGGAGAGACATAAAGAGTTacaagaaaagagagaggagtttAAGAAAGTGGAGAAGAGAAAAAGacaagaggaggaggataaattgATAGAAAAGGAGCagcagaagagagaagagaatctTCAAAAGGTAAAGGAAGAGGCAAGGAAGCAAGAGAACAAAGTAAAGGAAATAGAGGAAGACTTGAAGCTAGCACAGGAACATGTGAGGAAGATCGCAGGAGAGGTGAATGAGATAGAGGAAGTGatgaagagagaagagcagaggaggagtgaGCAGAATACACAGGAGAAGAAGAAAATAGTGGAATtgatgaagagagagatagacaaaaggaagagagaggagcagaagagagaggaggagaagaaaatagaagagcggaagagagaggagcagaagagagaggatgagaagaagaaaatagaagaagagaagaagagagaggagcggaagagagaggatgagaagaagaaaatagaagaagagaggaagagagaggagcagaagagagaggaggagatgaaaatagaagaagagaggaagagagaggagcagaggagagaggaggagacgaaaatagaagaagagaggaagagagagaagcagaagagagaggaggagaaggaactcTTGTTATTAGCAACTGTTACAGGTGGGTTAGCATTACTAGTTGCAGTGTGTTTTTGGGCCAAACAATAGGAGATTGAAGAAGATGTTTGATTGAATGGTGAATGCTGATTGAGTGTTTCATCTCCTGACCACATTACTGACATCTACTAATGAAATATTTTGTTCCCATCAAAAAGTTCTGTATGTAGAATTATATTAAAGTTCAGatcttatgtaaatatgattgaCATGTAAAGGTATTGGTATTTACGGTGATATGAGGGTGAAATGTAGCTTAGCcattaagagtgttgggccagtaaccataaGGTATTGCTGGTtggaatccccgagccgacaaggtcgatatgcccttgatcaaggcactgtcatgacgttggcctgtgggtaaggtttatgacccccccataaatacctttcccccttcccctctcttactgaccctactgaagaactgctgtcctgttaaatatagagagtctgggaacatcaaacaaatgtggaaaggtaccacatattttgttaataaaaccagttggaaatatgcttgggaacgtaatgagtatgtatgtcagttcggttgtcatctgagacattatgactgatgacaggacgacataaactgtatctgagaaagtatacaccctctagttatcagagtcacatggaattgttatgcaattgaaatgtttgatattgaaaatgtttgttaggagatgaaatgtaattttagcatccaaacgagagaattgggttttcataaggaaagtgccctgctcgatcagtggcccaaccctgtgaagagacatgggttataaacgatgaaacacctccctccccctctccactatataatcctttgacgaaaagataaccaggtagttccagtacgggagggctGCAGCCTCCACGTTAGAAGGAGACACACATATCAAGGACAGAACtatgccaacctcggcgtgaactttgatggcgaatggtatgaactttgagcttattcactacagaagtgatacttcctagccgttgagttagcagctgcCGCTgtcgacgtgggctaggaaaggacggacgacggatccagtctaacagacggacgaagataccaccacgtatccaatttaccaccagagacattgttCCGAGTACAGGAAGacctgttggccaacccggccagcatctacgaccaatctaccgaagcgcagctcagagtaaatatttattgcattttccttttccaaatgggcggtaatttagaatgcataagataatgtatttacgatagcatagctgctgtttctttgttcctaaatcttcccgctctttcattcaagcccaaccccctttcctttgtgtaaccagccatgatacaggttccgtccaccaggacgttttctgtatgacgtcattgtattctgtgtatttgtaattctgtgtgattagttaggtatttagtaaataaataattaaacccaattttgtattgctgattcaacttgttagccagggttcgtgaagatagccaagaacttacaactttcattatgagactgaaaataagacaagggttaatattgactgctatcgaggtaaaatattactaagtattttaagagtttattcggaagttaacagctctataaacgttcttccgtggtgccccgactttctagttaattacatttacatgattagcttaatcaggtaatattaattacagagaaatcattttataagttagcatatcatatcacttaatccggcatagccaaagacacgacagcactTAACCTTAAAAgctcctgtaagttgctttggaaaAGAGCATCTGTTAAAGGACTGAACTGTAATATGATATTAATTTATGTCAGATTGACAATTTCATATTCTACCAAAACTTTTGTTCACCTTGTTTGAACTGGAATCCTCTTTGTGTGTGACACATGACACAAAATATATTTCTTTAAAACAAGGTATATGGTACTGCATCTCCTGGGTCATTGACATTGGATATTACCTCAAAATAAATAAACAGCATATTTGTTTTATAGTTTTAACAAAACCAGCCCAGAAACATCTGACATGTAGGTAGCAAACTTGAAGATCAAAAGAGTATTTCTCCTGGCATGCTGCTGTCATACCTAACAATTACTCTACAGATAGATAGCACAAGATTAATAATGAGGCAGAGCTAGGGGTTTtctaaaactgtgtgtgtgtgtgtgtgtgtgtgtgtgtgtgtgtgtgtgtgtgtgtgtgtgtgtgtgtgtgtgtgtgtgtgtgtgtgtgtgtgtgtgtgtgtgtgtgtgtgtgtgtgtgtgtgtgtgtgtgtgtcaagccaGTAGCTCAGTAATGTGAGAGTTGTTGGCCACCTCTGCTATGTCATCATCATAAAACCAGTTCCTCCAGCAACATGCAAACCACacctctatagttcctcctattCTTTTCTGATCTCTGATGTCCCAGAATCATTTACATGTTCTAATACAGAGGATAGTGGTTTTAAATTAAACCAGTCTACTATTTGAAACATGGTTTACTTTGAGAATTTATCTatgtacagatataggatcttaatttgaacacTTTGTTGCAAACTTGTAGCGTATTTTTAAAtagagttttaaaaaggcttctgaagtttgtaatttccacttagaaactTCAGACTTTCTCTTTCTACCATTTTATTTTGATCTTCTCTtaacttcctctcctcttcctgtcatctagcttcctcctcctctttcctctcctcctcctctgatctTCCTCTGAGCCTCCTGATACACCTCCTTGGTGTAATAGTGTCCTCCATTCTGCTTCACCATCTCCTCTATCTTCCTCAGCTGGGGCCTCGTCTATAAACCGTGGGCACATACAAAATAGACCCTAAAATGTGCGTGCGCCAGTTTTCATGCAAAAGTTATAATTTGTAATATCTGAACTTGACGTGAGAATGTGCTTTCCTCCCGGAAAACTTTACACCATGTATATGCAcagtttctagtggttgaagtattTAATTGGAAGAAGGAAAAAGTAGCCTAGTAGCCTGGTAGCCTAGTAGCCTGGTAGagtagtagcctagtagcctagtagccttgtagcctagtagccttgtagcctagtagcctagtagagtagtagcctagtagcctagtacccttgtagcctagtagccttgtagcctagtagcctagtagagtagtagcctagtagcctagtacCCTTGTAGCTTAGTAGCCTTGTAGCCTAGTAGAGTAGTAGCCTAGTAGACATGTAGCCTAGTAGCCTTGTTGCCTTGTAACCTAGTAGCCTTGTAGCCTTGTAACCTAGTACCCTTGAGCCTAGTAGCCTTGTAGCCTTGTAGCCTGGTAGCCTAGTACCCTTGTAGCCTTGTAGCCTGGTAGCCTGGTAGCCTTGTAGCCTGGTAGCCTAGTAGCCTTGTTGCCTTGTAGCCTAGTAGCCTTGTAGCCTTGTAGCCTAGTAGCCTGGTAGCCTAGTACCCTTGTAGCCTGGTAGCCTTGAAGCCTGGTAGCCTAGTAGCCTTGTAGCCTAGTAGCCTTGTAGCCTAGTAGCCTTGTAGCCTGGTAGCCTGGTAGCCTTGTGAAAATGGGgaatacagtgtcttcagaaagtattccacattttgttgtattaaaaaCTGAATCTAACATtttatcacccatctacacaatgacaatgtgaaaacttGTTTTTAGAGATCTTTGCAAATTTATTCAAAACGAAATGCAGAAATATTACATGTACATAAGTTTTCAGCTCCCTGAGTCAATATATTttagaatcatctttggcagcaattacagctgtagtctttctaggtaagtctctaagagctttgcacacctgaataGTACACTATTTGCGCACATTATTcgtttttttaattcttcaagctctgtcaagttggttgttgtagacagccattttcaagtcttgccatagattttcaagccaatttaaataaaaactgtaattaggccactcaggaacaagcAGCTCCAGGGTATATTTGGCTTtttgttttaggttgttgtcctgctaaaaggtgaatttgtctcctagtatctgttggaaagcagactgaaccaggttttcctctaggattttgacctattctgtttctttatcataaaaaaactccctagtccttgtcaatgacaagcatacccataacatgatgctgccaccaccatgcttgaaaatattaagagtggtactcagggatgtgttgtgttggatttagaACAGTCATCGGCACATGTAGCATGAgtcacaaatggcaccatattcccttaaTAGTGCACTGCTTTCTACCAGGaccttagtgcactactttctaccaggaCCCTAGTACACTACTTTCTACCAGGACCCTAgagcactactttctaccaggaCCCTAGTGCACTACTCTCTACCAGGACCCTAGTACACTACTTTCTACCAGGACCCTAGTGAACTACTTTCTACCAGgaccatagtgcactactttctaccaggaCCCTAGTGAACTACTTTCTACCAGgaccctagtgcactactttctaccaggaccccagtgcactactttctaccaggaccctagtgcactataaagggaatagggtgccttttgggaagaAACCCACATGTACCTACACAACACAAACATCCTTCTGAAAGTCAACTTCACCTGGGTATCTGTGAGGCAGACAAAAGAGTTGAAGGAGGCAGGCTTATAATCTGTGTCATTTTtacaacagtgtaatgttagctaaacaGAATGGGTTTTAATCTGTGTCAATGCCAAACATACTGGCCTTTCAGTAACCTTCAGATATGAACATTCTATCATTAATGAGCTGGAAAAGATCAGAGGATTTGATCCTGATTCAATAACCCTCATTGATACCCTTAAATCACAAGGGTTATGCAAATATTGGAACAtttacctttttgttgttgttcaacAATTGTGTTTGTGTCCGGTTGCTAAGCAAATATTTTGTAAGCTAAACTGACTTTTACacaggtacagtgccttcggaaagtattcagaacctgtcacgtcctgaccatggtaagctgttattttctatggtagagtaggtcagggcgtgacaggggggtttattctatgtgttctatttctatgttcttgggttctagttttgtatttctatgttggtttgtttgggatgatctccaattagaggcagctggtcctcgttgtctctaattggagatcatacttaaggggtttttcttcctgggttttgtgggtgatttatttttgagtagtgtttgtttctccgctgcatcacggtttgttgttttgtctattccgtttttgatgtattgcatagtttcacagagtaattAAAAATGTGGAGCTACAcacaccttggtcctctccttttgacagccatgacagaacccttgacttttccacattttgttacgttacagccttattctaaaatgggttaaataaaaacatgtcctcaagcaatctacacacaatacaccatgacgacatcacaataccccataatgacatcacaataccacatgatgacaaagcgaaaacaggttcttagacatttttgctcataaaataaaaaaatatgatactcgaaattgagctcaggtgcatcctatttccatttatcatccttgagatgtttctacaactagattggaatccacttgtggtaaattcaattgattggacatgatttggaaaggcacacacctgtctatataaggtcccacagttgaccgtgcatgtcagagaaaaaaccaagccatgaggttgaaggaattgtccatagagctccgagacaggattgtgtcgaggcacagatctggggaagggtaccaaaaaatgcctGCAGTGTTGAATGtcccacagtggcctccatcattcttaaatggaaaaagtttggaaacaccaagactcttcctagagctggcagccaggccaaactgagcaatcgggggagaagggccttggtcaaggaggtgaccaagaatccaatggtcactgacagagctcttctgtggagatgggagaaccttccagaaggacaaccatctctatagtactccaccaatcaggcctttatggaagagtggccagacggaagc includes the following:
- the LOC106591539 gene encoding GTPase IMAP family member 9-like gives rise to the protein MAATCNKDSGPTTDSTNMRIVLLGTPGAGKSATGNTILGRDVFREETGSGKSVLGKREVEGRTITVIDTPGIYSTTLTKEQLNEEMKRCISLSSPGPNVFLLVIRLERFTQEDRNALSWIQENFGEEALSYTMVLFTGREKLTRKQWEDFERTETTKQPISVCGGGYYALNSKPEVHTTQVTELLRKIEEMVERNGGELYLEERYQVAQRKIREEQEREKRKVEINERKGKLERREEEVRRMEEELRKSLEEVKRIEEDLKERHKELQEKREEFKKVEKRKRQEEEDKLIEKEQQKREENLQKVKEEARKQENKVKEIEEDLKLAQEHVRKIAGEVNEIEEVMKREEQRRSEQNTQEKKKIVELMKREIDKRKREEQKREEEKKIEERKREEQKREDEKKKIEEEKKREERKREDEKKKIEEERKREEQKREEEMKIEEERKREEQRREEETKIEEERKREKQKREEEKELLLLATVTGGLALLVAVCFWAKQ